CCCATTAGTCGTAGAAAAAACAATGGTTTTATCTTGTACTGCTTGTTTTCTATATTCTCTTGGCGAATTACCTAAATCGAATCCCTCTATCATTTTCCCGTTTCTTTCCCCGCCTAACAATACCTTCTCTTGGTTAAATTGCCGCGCTTTTTCTTTGGCCTGTTCCGGAGATAAAATAGGAATAAAACCCCTGCATCCATTAGCCAAGGCAGTTATGATCGTGCTCGATGCTCTTAAAACATCAATGACTATTACTAATTTACCTGCTAATTCTGTATTTTTTATCTCTTCCGGGGTAAGCAAAGTTTCTAAATTATTCATTTTTTCCTTAAACCTTAATCCCTTCTTCCATTAAGCTCCATATTTCTGTAATTTTAAGGCATTAGCCATCATTAAAGGAATTGCATCTACTGAGGGGAATCTTCCCAACTCTCCCTTAGCACATTCCTTTTCAGTAAATTTTTCCACTTCATCTGCCCGGATATATTTGGAAAACAACATAAAGGGATTAGGGTGCCAGCTATGTCCCTTCATTAAAGCGGGAGTTGAATGATCACCTGTAAATACCAGAACATCCGGATTTAAATCCAGCACCATAGGGATATATTTATCCACCTCTTCAATTACTTTAACCTTTTGCTTAAAATTTCCGTCTTCTCCATAACTGTCAGTCTTCTTTATATGAAGATAAAAGAAATCATATTTACTAAAATTATCTTGTAAGGTTTTAAATTCATCGCCCAATGCTTCTCCTGTTTTCAATATATCCATACCCACTAATTTAGCTAATCCTTTATACATAGGGTAGGTTGCTATAGCTGCCGGGGTTAGTTTAAATAACTCCTTCATAGTAGGCAATCCGGGATGTTTGGCAAATCCCCTCAGCAATACCGTATTAGCAGGATGATGGTCTTTTAGTACTGCAGTTGCAAGTTCAATAAATTCATTTACTATTTCTGAAGATTTTTTTGCCCTGGAATCTAAAGGTTCAGCAAATTTTATTTTTTCTCCTATTTTTTGGGGATCGGCATCTGAAAGAGCATCCTCTAACCCATCTCCTCTAAATACTACCACAAAACGATGTTCTTTCCCCGGCTTAATGATTACTTTGACATCCTCTATCTGAGTAATTTTTTCTTGCATTATCTTGCACAGCTTTTCATTTAATTCTGTAGCTATTCTTCCTGCTCGACGATCAGTTATTATTCCTTCTTTATCTAAAGTAGCAAAATTTCCTCGACAGGCTAAATCACGCGAGGTAAGTTCCATCCCTATACCCAAGGCCTCTAAAACACCTCTTCCAATCTGATATTTAATCGGGTCATAACCAAACAGTGAAAGGTGAGCAGGACCGCTCCCCGGGGTAATACCGCACGATATTGGATCAGTTAGCCCACAGGCAGATTTAGAAGCCAATTTATCCAGATTAGGAACAAAAGCTTTTTCTAATACTGTTTTATTATTCTCTGAAGGTAAGTCCCCAATTCCATCAGCTACTAAAAGAACAATCTTTGATTCGGTTTTAATGGCTAATGATTTCATTATTTCTTCATTTATCATGTTTTTTCTCCTTATCTTAATTTTTATTGTTTTTAAATATTTTTCAATCTTTCTTTTAGTGAAGTATTCCTATGAAAGGTTTTATTGTTTTTAATAGCAATCCATAATGCCTTTTTTGTACCGACTAATATCACCATCTCTTTTGCCCGGGTAATTCCAGTATATAATAAATTTCTTTGAAGTAGCAAATAATGTTGAGTCATGACCGGTATAATTACTATTCGATATTCACTGCCTTGACTTTTATGAACAGTAATAGCATAGGCTAATACCAGCTCATTTAATTCAGAAAATTCATAACAAACTTTTTTGCCGTAAAAATTGACCTCCAAGATATTTTCCTCGGTATCTATATTCTTGATCCTTCCCATATCTCCGTTAAAAACTTCTTTATCATAATTATTTTTTATTTGCATTACCTTGTCATTTATTCTAAAAGAATGATTCCCATATTTAATCTGTTTTCCTTTATGATTTAATGCCTCTCTCAACCGATAATTTAAATTATCTGCACCCACTTCTCCTTTATACATAGGGGAAAGGACTTGAATATCATCTACCGGATCTATTTTATATTTTGAGGGGAGACGGACAGTACATAAGTCAATTATTTTTAAAGCAGCAACCTGAGGGTCTTCTTCTTCCATAAAATAAAAATCCCGCTCTCTTTCTCCTTTAAGTACAGGGTATTTTCCCTCATTAACTCGATGGGCATTTACGATGATCAAGCTCCTTTGGTCCTGTCTAAATATTCTGGTCAATCTCACTACCGGAATAGTGTCGGAATCGATAATATCTTTTAAAGTATTTCCCGGACCAACAGAGGGCAGCTGATCTACGTCACCTATTAAAATTAAAGTGGTTCCAGGAGAAACTGCTTTTAAAAGACTGTTCATTAATAGAATATCTATCATGGAAACCTCGTCTAAAATTATGACATCGGCTTTAATGGGATTTTCAGAATTCTTGGTAAAATTTCCATTTTTGGGACTATACTCTAATAACCTATGAATAGTTTTAGCTTTTTTACCGGTTGTTTCGCTTATCTTTTTGGCCGCTCTGCCGGTAGGTGCTGCCAAAACTATTTTTAGCTTGAGTTCCTCGAAAAGCTCAATTAAACCCAGGGTAGTGGTAGTTTTTCCTGTTCCGGGACCTCCGGTCAGTACTAATATCCGGTTCAGGAGCACTTTATTAATAGCATCTTTTTGCTCCTCAGCAAAAGAAAAACGGTACTCTTTTTCCAAATATTTTATCTTCTTTTGCACGTTGATATTGATTAACTGCTGAGGAAATTTTAATAATTCAATTAATTTTTTACTCACTTCCAGTTCAGCAAAATAATAAAGAGGTAACCAGACCCTATCTTCTTCTACTATGATTTCTTGGTTATTTCTCAAAACATTTAAAGCTTTTTCAAATAATGATTCTTCTACCTCTAATAACTGGCTTCCTCCTTTAATTATCTCATCATTTAAAGCATAACAATGTCCCTGATTAGCCAATTCGTTTAAAATGTATTTAATCCCTGCTTTTATTCTGGCTGGCGAGGTAGCTGCTATCCCTAAGTTTTGCGCAATCCTATCCGCAATTTTAAATCCAATTCCAGATACATCGTCCACTAATCGGTAAGGATTTTCCTTTAACTTTTCGATAGCTCTATTACCGTATGTTTTATAGATCTTAACTGCATAACCGGTAGTAATCTGATAAGATTGCAAAAAGATCATTACCCTTTTAATTTCTTTATGTTCTTCCCAGGATCTACCGATCATCTCCACTCTTTTTTCTGCAATGCCCTCCACTTCAGTTAGTCTCCGGAGGTCATGCTCCAGAATTTCTAAGGTATTGTTGCCAAACTGTTTTATTATCCTATCTGCTGTTGCCGGGCCGACTCCCTTAATTAATCCGGAACTTAAATATCTTTTTAAACCAAGCAAAGAAGTAGGTAAGATTAATTTATAATCACTAAAACTAAACTGCCAGCCATACTTAGGATTATTAATCCATTCCCCTTTTAATTCACAATTTTCACCAGTATTTACCGAAGCCATCGTCCCCACGATGGTAGCTAATTTCTCTTGCTCTTTATCAACACTTATCTTGGCTATTATATAACCGTTCTCGTCATTTCGATATACGATTTTTTCAATAGTTCCTTGTATGGTTTCCATCTGTTCTCCTTCGGAAAAATTCACCGGTTCTCCGATTCATCAATTCACCGATTCCCCAATTGACCAATTATTTTTATAAAAAAATGTCTTGTCCGAGGACCATCAAACTCACAAAAACATATTCCCTGCCAGGTTCCCAGAAGAAGATTATTATTTTTCACGGGCACATTTACCGAAGAGCCGATAATACTTGCTTTAATATGAGCAGCAGAGTTTCCTTCCAAATGAGTGTAGTTATCTTTAAAAGGTATGACCTTATTTAGCTCCCGAACTATATCCTGCTTAACACTGGGATCAGTATTTTCATTAATAGTAATTCCGGCGGTGGTATGAGGGATAAAAACACAACACAATCCTTCTGTAATTTTACTTTCACTTATAGCATCTTGGACTTGAGTGGTTATATCTAAAATTTGTGTTTGAGCGCTGGTTTGAATGGTAATTTCTTTTAACATAATTACCTCTCTCTCAATTAGTTGGTTACCTAAATGTTTTTATTAATAATCTCTCTGCTTTTCTTTAAATCTTTTTCAGAGACCAAAATACTTACTTCTGCTAATCCATCCATGGTAAAAGGATAAACTGAGCGGGTAATATCTGATTGCAGGATACATCTAATATTAAAACTCGCTAACAAACTCTCAATAGCCAGGGCTTCATCTTCACGAGGGACCCGGCACAGTTCAACAATTTTTATATCTTGATCTTTATTTTCACTATTTTTAGACAATATACT
This is a stretch of genomic DNA from Candidatus Atribacteria bacterium. It encodes these proteins:
- a CDS encoding YjbQ family protein; amino-acid sequence: MLKEITIQTSAQTQILDITTQVQDAISESKITEGLCCVFIPHTTAGITINENTDPSVKQDIVRELNKVIPFKDNYTHLEGNSAAHIKASIIGSSVNVPVKNNNLLLGTWQGICFCEFDGPRTRHFFIKIIGQLGNR
- a CDS encoding 2,3-bisphosphoglycerate-independent phosphoglycerate mutase, which gives rise to MINEEIMKSLAIKTESKIVLLVADGIGDLPSENNKTVLEKAFVPNLDKLASKSACGLTDPISCGITPGSGPAHLSLFGYDPIKYQIGRGVLEALGIGMELTSRDLACRGNFATLDKEGIITDRRAGRIATELNEKLCKIMQEKITQIEDVKVIIKPGKEHRFVVVFRGDGLEDALSDADPQKIGEKIKFAEPLDSRAKKSSEIVNEFIELATAVLKDHHPANTVLLRGFAKHPGLPTMKELFKLTPAAIATYPMYKGLAKLVGMDILKTGEALGDEFKTLQDNFSKYDFFYLHIKKTDSYGEDGNFKQKVKVIEEVDKYIPMVLDLNPDVLVFTGDHSTPALMKGHSWHPNPFMLFSKYIRADEVEKFTEKECAKGELGRFPSVDAIPLMMANALKLQKYGA
- a CDS encoding ATP-dependent RecD-like DNA helicase, giving the protein METIQGTIEKIVYRNDENGYIIAKISVDKEQEKLATIVGTMASVNTGENCELKGEWINNPKYGWQFSFSDYKLILPTSLLGLKRYLSSGLIKGVGPATADRIIKQFGNNTLEILEHDLRRLTEVEGIAEKRVEMIGRSWEEHKEIKRVMIFLQSYQITTGYAVKIYKTYGNRAIEKLKENPYRLVDDVSGIGFKIADRIAQNLGIAATSPARIKAGIKYILNELANQGHCYALNDEIIKGGSQLLEVEESLFEKALNVLRNNQEIIVEEDRVWLPLYYFAELEVSKKLIELLKFPQQLININVQKKIKYLEKEYRFSFAEEQKDAINKVLLNRILVLTGGPGTGKTTTTLGLIELFEELKLKIVLAAPTGRAAKKISETTGKKAKTIHRLLEYSPKNGNFTKNSENPIKADVIILDEVSMIDILLMNSLLKAVSPGTTLILIGDVDQLPSVGPGNTLKDIIDSDTIPVVRLTRIFRQDQRSLIIVNAHRVNEGKYPVLKGERERDFYFMEEEDPQVAALKIIDLCTVRLPSKYKIDPVDDIQVLSPMYKGEVGADNLNYRLREALNHKGKQIKYGNHSFRINDKVMQIKNNYDKEVFNGDMGRIKNIDTEENILEVNFYGKKVCYEFSELNELVLAYAITVHKSQGSEYRIVIIPVMTQHYLLLQRNLLYTGITRAKEMVILVGTKKALWIAIKNNKTFHRNTSLKERLKNI